A genomic stretch from Pseudomonas sp. MUP55 includes:
- the algG gene encoding mannuronan 5-epimerase AlgG, producing the protein MGACAMNAQSLLVAAMLVASAPAFADTAAKAPTIAKELQQAKTYTISSPPTAPLEMAKPALPDLSGYTAAAMEKKIVRTKPGKISIRRMMQEDALKDFIGGDNKMAEWVVRQHGIPQAIFVDDGYMNLKDLLGKVPKQYFSETSPGVFLAKLPIVVGRKGILDIDKETQELRLSQQAGSFLINDGQLFVRDTKVTGWDEKTNGPALFKSPKEFRPFLLAWGGTETYISKTKMASFGYANSKSYGVSISQYTPNMAKVLKRPEPTGWIIDSEFSDMWYGFYCYETTGFVIKGNTYKDNIVYGIDPHDRSHGLIIADNTVYGTKKKHGIIISREVNDSFIFNNRSYDNKLSGLVIDRNSVNNLIADNEIYRNHTDGITLYESGDNLLWGNKVISNRRHGIRVRNSVNIKLYENTAMANGLTGVYGHIKDLTDTDRDIALDPFDAKVSLIVVGGELAGNGSGPLSIDSPLSIELYRVSMLAPTKSSGISFSGVLGDRQEEILDLLVRQQKAVLIDPVERQTEMQD; encoded by the coding sequence ATGGGAGCCTGCGCAATGAATGCTCAAAGCCTACTCGTCGCGGCAATGCTGGTGGCCAGCGCCCCTGCGTTTGCCGATACGGCGGCCAAGGCGCCGACCATCGCCAAGGAACTGCAACAGGCCAAGACCTACACCATTTCCAGCCCGCCGACCGCGCCGCTGGAAATGGCCAAGCCGGCGCTGCCCGATCTGTCGGGCTACACCGCCGCAGCCATGGAAAAGAAAATCGTCAGAACCAAGCCGGGCAAAATCAGCATTCGCCGCATGATGCAGGAAGACGCCCTCAAGGACTTCATCGGCGGCGATAACAAGATGGCCGAATGGGTGGTGCGCCAGCACGGCATTCCCCAGGCGATCTTTGTCGACGACGGCTACATGAACCTCAAGGACTTGCTGGGCAAGGTGCCCAAGCAGTACTTCAGCGAAACGTCGCCGGGCGTATTCCTGGCCAAGCTGCCCATCGTGGTCGGCCGTAAAGGCATCCTCGACATCGACAAAGAGACCCAGGAACTGCGCCTGTCCCAGCAAGCCGGTTCGTTTTTGATCAACGACGGGCAACTGTTCGTGCGCGACACCAAGGTCACCGGCTGGGATGAGAAAACCAACGGTCCGGCGCTGTTCAAGTCGCCCAAGGAATTTCGCCCGTTCCTGCTGGCCTGGGGCGGCACCGAGACTTACATCTCCAAGACCAAGATGGCCAGCTTCGGCTACGCCAACAGTAAGTCGTACGGGGTGAGTATCTCCCAGTACACGCCGAACATGGCCAAGGTGCTCAAGCGTCCGGAACCGACCGGCTGGATCATCGATTCCGAGTTCTCGGACATGTGGTACGGCTTCTACTGCTACGAAACCACAGGCTTTGTGATCAAGGGCAACACCTACAAAGACAACATCGTCTACGGCATCGACCCCCACGACCGTTCCCACGGCCTGATCATTGCCGACAACACCGTATACGGCACCAAGAAGAAGCACGGCATCATCATTTCCCGGGAAGTGAACGACAGCTTCATCTTCAACAACCGCAGCTACGACAACAAGCTCTCGGGCCTGGTGATCGACCGTAACAGCGTCAACAACCTGATCGCCGACAACGAGATCTACCGCAACCACACCGACGGCATCACCCTCTATGAGAGCGGTGACAACCTGCTGTGGGGCAACAAGGTCATCAGCAACCGTCGCCACGGTATTCGCGTGCGTAACAGCGTGAACATCAAGCTCTACGAAAATACCGCCATGGCCAACGGGCTCACCGGCGTGTACGGCCACATCAAGGACTTGACCGACACCGACCGTGACATCGCCCTCGACCCGTTCGACGCCAAGGTCTCGCTGATCGTGGTTGGCGGTGAGCTGGCGGGCAATGGCAGCGGGCCGTTGTCGATCGACTCACCGCTGAGTATCGAGTTGTACCGCGTGTCGATGCTGGCGCCGACGAAATCCAGCGGCATCAGCTTCTCCGGCGTTCTCGGTGATCGCCAGGAAGAGATTCTCGACCTGCTGGTGCGCCAGCAGAAAGCCGTGCTGATCGACCCTGTCGAACGCCAGACCGAAATGCAGGACTGA
- a CDS encoding alginate export family protein, whose translation MKLNPFVKAGIGLSFALLWSCPTLAALTEAKNFGLEVKATAQSEDDRDLGTQKGGDVNGIGLDLRPWIYGESGAWSAYAMGQAVVSSDIIETDTLQQSSDDTTEQSSNDDRKAKKNYLALREFWVGYSGFTPYPGEILKFGRQRLRNDDGQWRDTNIEALNWTFDTTLLKANVGAAERFSEYRTDLKELSPKDKDRQHFYADAAYQWTPGQWIGLRGHHTHDDGKLDYAEPGVASDPLDKRENGDLTWLGIEANSDAYNWRNTNTVNYWASITGMRGDRDTVNALNADGTRPTNAKRSDDVSGWATDIGVRLRLDPQWQVGAAYSRASAEYEQNGLQSNRSNWTGTQSRVHRFGEAFRGEMNNMQSMSLFGSWQLREDYDASLVYHKFWRVDGNKPVGSNGIDAVQNNTDDVTGAILSSTSLPLEDGKKDLGQEMDLVVTKYFKKGLLPAGLSQSIDEPSALVRLRAGVFKPGDAYGSQVDSYMHRAFVDVIWKF comes from the coding sequence ATGAAGCTCAACCCATTCGTCAAGGCCGGCATCGGCCTGTCCTTCGCCCTGCTGTGGTCGTGCCCGACCCTGGCGGCGCTGACCGAAGCGAAGAACTTCGGCCTGGAAGTCAAAGCCACCGCGCAGTCCGAAGACGACCGCGACCTGGGCACCCAGAAAGGCGGCGACGTCAACGGTATCGGCCTGGACCTGCGCCCGTGGATCTACGGCGAAAGCGGTGCGTGGAGTGCCTACGCCATGGGCCAGGCGGTGGTGTCCAGCGACATCATCGAGACCGACACCCTGCAACAGTCGTCCGACGACACCACCGAACAATCGAGCAACGACGACCGCAAGGCCAAGAAAAACTACCTGGCCCTGCGCGAGTTCTGGGTGGGCTACAGCGGCTTCACGCCCTACCCTGGCGAGATCCTCAAGTTCGGTCGCCAGCGCCTGCGCAATGACGACGGCCAATGGCGCGACACCAACATCGAAGCGCTGAACTGGACCTTCGACACCACCCTGCTCAAGGCCAACGTCGGCGCCGCTGAACGCTTCAGCGAATACCGCACCGACCTCAAGGAACTGTCGCCCAAGGACAAGGACCGCCAGCACTTCTACGCCGACGCCGCCTACCAGTGGACGCCGGGCCAGTGGATCGGCCTGCGCGGCCACCACACCCATGACGACGGCAAGCTCGACTACGCCGAACCGGGCGTGGCCAGCGACCCGTTGGACAAACGCGAAAACGGCGACCTGACCTGGCTCGGCATCGAAGCCAACAGCGACGCCTATAACTGGCGCAACACCAACACCGTCAACTACTGGGCGAGCATCACCGGCATGCGCGGCGATCGCGATACGGTCAACGCGCTGAACGCCGACGGCACCCGCCCCACCAACGCCAAGCGCAGCGATGACGTGAGTGGCTGGGCCACCGATATCGGCGTGCGCCTGCGCCTGGACCCGCAGTGGCAAGTGGGCGCGGCCTATTCGCGCGCCAGTGCCGAGTACGAACAGAACGGCCTGCAAAGCAACCGTTCGAACTGGACCGGCACCCAGTCCCGCGTGCACCGCTTCGGCGAAGCCTTCCGTGGCGAGATGAACAACATGCAGTCCATGAGCCTGTTCGGTTCCTGGCAGCTGCGCGAGGACTATGACGCAAGCCTGGTCTACCACAAGTTCTGGCGCGTGGACGGCAACAAGCCGGTGGGCAGCAACGGCATCGATGCGGTGCAGAACAACACCGATGACGTGACCGGCGCGATCCTCTCCAGCACCTCCCTGCCGCTGGAAGACGGCAAGAAAGACCTGGGCCAGGAAATGGACCTTGTGGTCACCAAGTACTTCAAGAAAGGCCTGTTGCCGGCCGGGCTCAGCCAGTCGATCGACGAGCCGTCGGCCCTGGTGCGCCTGCGCGCCGGCGTGTTCAAACCGGGCGATGCCTACGGCAGCCAGGTCGACTCGTACATGCACCGCGCCTTTGTCGACGTGATCTGGAAATTCTGA
- the algK gene encoding alginate biosynthesis TPR repeat lipoprotein AlgK → MGSVALLAVAVSLAGCAGLPDQRLANEALKRGDTVTAQQNYQQLADLGYSEAQVGLADIQVGTRDPAQIKQAEATYRAAADTSPRAQARLGRLLAAKPGATEAEHHEAQSLLKKAFANGEGNTLIPLAMLYLQYPHSFPNVNAQQQISQWQAAGYPEAGLAQVLLYRTQGTYDQHLDDVERICKAALNTTDICYVELATVYQKKQQPEQQAELLKQMEAGYSRGTVTAQRVDSVARVLGDATLGTPDEKTAQALLEKIAPGYPASWVSLAQLLYDFPELGDVDQMMKYLDNGRAADQPRAELLLGKLYYEGKWVPADAKAAEAHFEKAVGREVAADYYLGQIYRRGYLGKVYPQKALDHLLTAARNGQNSADFAIAQLFSQGKGTKPDPLNAYVFSQLAKAQDTPEAVELATQLEAPLTPEQRAEGQRLVQQELAARGTLAQSTLQLHALQEEDGEESL, encoded by the coding sequence ATGGGTTCCGTAGCGTTGCTGGCGGTTGCGGTCAGCCTGGCCGGTTGCGCCGGCCTGCCCGACCAGCGTCTGGCCAACGAAGCCCTCAAGCGCGGCGACACCGTCACCGCGCAGCAGAACTACCAGCAACTGGCAGACCTGGGCTACAGCGAGGCCCAGGTGGGCCTGGCCGATATCCAGGTCGGCACCCGCGACCCAGCGCAGATCAAACAGGCCGAAGCCACTTACCGCGCCGCGGCGGACACCTCGCCGCGCGCCCAGGCACGCCTTGGCCGCCTGCTGGCAGCCAAGCCCGGCGCCACCGAAGCCGAACACCATGAAGCCCAAAGCCTGCTGAAAAAGGCCTTTGCCAATGGCGAAGGCAACACCCTGATTCCGTTGGCGATGCTGTACCTGCAATACCCCCACAGCTTTCCCAACGTGAACGCCCAGCAGCAGATCAGCCAGTGGCAAGCCGCCGGTTATCCGGAAGCCGGCCTGGCCCAGGTACTGCTGTATCGCACCCAGGGCACCTACGACCAGCACCTGGATGATGTGGAGCGCATCTGCAAAGCCGCGCTGAACACCACCGATATCTGCTACGTCGAGCTGGCCACGGTCTATCAGAAAAAACAGCAGCCGGAGCAACAGGCCGAACTGCTCAAGCAAATGGAAGCAGGCTACAGCCGTGGCACCGTCACCGCCCAGCGTGTCGACAGCGTTGCCCGCGTGCTGGGCGATGCCACCCTCGGCACCCCGGACGAGAAAACCGCCCAGGCCCTGCTGGAAAAAATCGCCCCTGGCTACCCGGCGTCCTGGGTCAGCCTGGCGCAACTGCTCTACGACTTCCCCGAACTGGGCGACGTCGACCAGATGATGAAGTACCTCGACAACGGGCGCGCTGCCGACCAGCCGCGTGCCGAACTGTTGCTGGGCAAGCTCTACTACGAAGGCAAGTGGGTGCCGGCTGATGCCAAAGCCGCCGAAGCTCATTTCGAAAAAGCCGTGGGCCGTGAAGTGGCCGCCGATTACTACCTCGGCCAGATCTACCGCCGTGGCTACCTGGGCAAGGTCTACCCGCAAAAAGCTCTGGACCACCTGCTGACCGCTGCGCGCAACGGCCAGAACAGCGCCGACTTCGCCATCGCCCAACTGTTTTCCCAAGGCAAGGGCACCAAGCCCGACCCATTGAACGCCTATGTCTTCAGCCAACTGGCCAAAGCCCAGGACACGCCAGAGGCCGTTGAGCTGGCCACCCAGCTCGAAGCCCCGCTGACCCCTGAACAACGCGCCGAAGGCCAACGCCTGGTGCAACAGGAACTGGCGGCCCGCGGCACCCTGGCCCAGAGCACGCTGCAACTGCACGCCCTGCAAGAAGAAGACGGCGAGGAATCCCTATGA
- a CDS encoding alginate biosynthesis protein Alg44, translated as MNSQVNANVVHESEAQRQHARVKIPAKLRFFNSDRTPTEARVIDLSAGGLAFTATQPLTVGQVHKGRLQFVIDNLGLAMDVELQIRSYDRQTGRTGCQFQNLDAQDISTLRHLITSHLSGDIVTMGDVLATLQRDNFTKARKVKDGGSNMTAFGRLRAVTFSLAIFLVGLAAFGFVFKSLYGMYFVSHAQAGLVSVPGMNVTMPRDGTVQSLLKGDSVAAKGAPLATFSTSMLDVLKGHLDEDQLQPAKVEELFGKQMTGTLTSPCDCVVAQQLVADGQYASKGDVIFQLVPRGSQANVEARFTYRQFGDVRPGTPVTFQVADEDQVRTGTIVSSTSLNSADLSSDIRVQIKPDAPLDSSYAGRPVEVTSDRGPSLNWLIDKAMAHGL; from the coding sequence ATGAACAGCCAAGTAAACGCCAACGTAGTCCACGAATCCGAAGCCCAGCGCCAGCACGCCCGGGTCAAAATCCCGGCCAAGCTGCGCTTTTTCAACAGCGACCGCACGCCGACCGAAGCGCGGGTGATCGACCTGTCCGCCGGCGGCCTGGCGTTCACCGCCACCCAGCCGCTGACCGTCGGCCAGGTGCACAAGGGTCGCCTGCAATTTGTCATCGATAACCTCGGCCTGGCGATGGACGTGGAGCTGCAGATTCGCTCCTACGACCGCCAGACCGGCCGCACCGGTTGCCAGTTCCAGAACCTCGACGCCCAGGACATTTCCACCCTGCGTCACCTGATCACCTCGCACTTGTCCGGCGACATCGTGACCATGGGCGACGTACTCGCCACCCTGCAACGCGACAACTTCACCAAGGCGCGCAAGGTCAAGGACGGCGGCAGCAACATGACCGCCTTCGGTCGCCTGCGCGCCGTGACGTTCAGCCTGGCGATCTTCCTGGTGGGCCTGGCCGCGTTCGGTTTTGTGTTCAAGTCGCTGTACGGCATGTACTTCGTCAGCCACGCCCAGGCCGGCCTTGTCAGCGTACCGGGGATGAACGTGACCATGCCGCGCGACGGCACCGTGCAAAGCCTGCTCAAAGGTGATTCGGTAGCGGCCAAGGGCGCGCCACTGGCCACGTTCAGCACCAGCATGCTCGACGTGCTCAAGGGCCATCTGGACGAAGACCAGCTGCAACCGGCCAAGGTCGAAGAGCTGTTCGGCAAGCAAATGACCGGCACACTGACCTCGCCGTGCGATTGCGTGGTCGCCCAGCAATTGGTCGCCGACGGCCAGTACGCCAGCAAAGGTGATGTGATCTTCCAACTGGTGCCGCGCGGCAGCCAGGCCAATGTGGAAGCACGCTTCACCTATCGCCAGTTCGGTGACGTGCGCCCAGGTACCCCAGTGACCTTCCAGGTCGCCGACGAAGACCAGGTACGCACCGGCACCATCGTCAGCAGCACCAGCCTGAACAGCGCCGACCTGTCTTCGGACATTCGCGTGCAAATCAAGCCAGACGCACCGCTGGACAGCAGCTACGCTGGCCGCCCGGTGGAAGTCACCAGCGACCGCGGCCCTTCGCTGAACTGGCTGATCGATAAAGCCATGGCTCACGGTCTGTAA
- the alg8 gene encoding mannuronan synthase, with the protein MQRLNQATGWLLFLGLLALLALALPASTFDSQSKNFIFLIGAVGIWRYSMGATHFFRGMLFLYVVYPHLRRKVRKLGKAADPSHVFLMVTSFRIDALTTAQVYSSVIREAIECGFPTTVVCSLVEMSDELLVKSLWEKLNPPAHVKLDFVRIAGTGKRDGLAFGFRAISRHLPDDRAVVAVIDGDTVLAEGVVRKTVPWFQLFGNVGGLTTNEFCEVRGGYIMSEWHKLRFAQRHINMCSMALSKRVLTMTGRMSVFRASVVTDPGFIADVESDSLQHWRLGRFKFLTGDDKSSWFSLMRLGYDTFYVPDAAIHTVEHPPEKSFIKASRKLMFRWYGNNLRQNSRALGLGIRRLGLFTSVVLFDQRVSMWTSLLGLTVAIIATFKYGGAFILAYLLWIGITRLILTLLLSCSGHTIGPAYPLILYYNQIMGALVKIYVFFRLDQQSWTRQDTKLTRDLASFQRWFNTWSSRTMTFSAGSIFVAVLLMMV; encoded by the coding sequence ATGCAAAGGCTAAACCAAGCGACTGGCTGGCTATTATTTTTGGGGCTTTTAGCGCTTCTAGCTCTGGCTCTGCCAGCCAGCACCTTCGACTCGCAATCGAAGAATTTTATTTTCCTGATTGGCGCCGTCGGTATCTGGCGCTACTCGATGGGTGCAACGCATTTCTTTCGCGGCATGCTGTTTCTCTACGTGGTGTACCCGCATCTGCGCCGCAAAGTGCGCAAGCTGGGCAAGGCCGCGGACCCATCCCATGTGTTCCTGATGGTCACCAGTTTTCGTATCGACGCGCTGACCACCGCGCAGGTCTACAGCTCGGTGATTCGCGAAGCCATCGAATGCGGCTTTCCCACCACCGTGGTCTGCTCGCTGGTGGAAATGTCCGATGAACTGCTGGTCAAGAGCCTCTGGGAAAAACTCAACCCACCGGCTCACGTCAAGCTCGACTTCGTGCGCATCGCCGGTACCGGCAAGCGTGACGGCCTGGCTTTCGGTTTCCGCGCCATCTCGCGCCACCTGCCGGACGACCGTGCCGTGGTGGCCGTGATCGATGGCGACACCGTGCTTGCCGAGGGCGTAGTGCGCAAGACCGTGCCGTGGTTCCAGCTGTTCGGCAACGTCGGCGGCCTGACCACCAACGAGTTCTGCGAAGTGCGCGGCGGCTACATCATGAGCGAGTGGCACAAACTGCGCTTCGCCCAACGCCACATCAACATGTGTTCCATGGCCCTGTCCAAGCGCGTGCTGACCATGACCGGGCGTATGTCGGTGTTCCGTGCCAGCGTGGTAACCGACCCGGGCTTTATCGCCGACGTGGAAAGCGACTCGCTGCAACACTGGCGCCTGGGCCGCTTCAAATTCCTGACCGGTGACGATAAATCCAGCTGGTTCAGCCTGATGCGCCTGGGCTACGACACGTTCTACGTGCCGGATGCCGCCATCCACACCGTGGAACACCCGCCGGAAAAGAGCTTCATCAAGGCCAGCCGCAAGCTGATGTTCCGCTGGTACGGCAACAACCTGCGCCAGAACTCTCGCGCCCTGGGCCTGGGTATCCGCCGCCTCGGCCTGTTCACCAGCGTGGTGCTGTTCGACCAGCGCGTGTCGATGTGGACCTCCCTGCTCGGCCTGACCGTGGCGATCATCGCCACCTTCAAGTACGGCGGCGCGTTCATCCTTGCGTACCTGCTGTGGATCGGCATCACCCGCCTGATCCTCACCCTGCTGTTGTCGTGCTCCGGGCACACGATCGGCCCGGCCTACCCGCTGATTCTCTATTACAACCAGATCATGGGCGCGTTGGTGAAGATCTACGTGTTCTTCCGCCTTGATCAACAGTCCTGGACCCGCCAGGACACCAAACTGACCCGCGATTTGGCCAGCTTTCAACGTTGGTTCAACACCTGGTCGTCTCGGACCATGACCTTCTCCGCCGGCAGCATCTTCGTTGCCGTGTTGCTGATGATGGTCTGA
- a CDS encoding nucleotide sugar dehydrogenase, with product MRISIFGLGYVGAVCAGCLSARGHEVVGVDISKEKIDLINAGKSPIVEPGLGELLSQGIQTGRLRGTTNFAEAIRDTDLSMICVGTPSKKNGDLELNYIESVCREIGFVLRDKTTRHTIVVRSTVLPGTVANVVIPILEDCSGKKAGVDFGVAVNPEFLRESTAIADYDQPPMTVIGEFDTASGDVLQSLYEELDAPIIRKDIAVAEMIKYTCNVWHATKVTFANEIGNIAKAVGVDGREVMEVVCQDKTLNLSQYYMRPGFAFGGSCLPKDVRALTYRAGSLDVEAPLLNSLMRSNESQVQNAFDIVSSHEKRKVALLGLSFKAGTDDLRESPLVELAEMLIGKGYDLSIYDSNVEYARVHGANKDYIEGKIPHVSSLLNSDFDEVINNSDVIILGNRDEKFRALAHNAPHGKQVVDLVGFMSKATSVSGRTEGICW from the coding sequence ATGCGCATCAGCATATTCGGTTTGGGTTACGTTGGCGCAGTGTGTGCCGGTTGCTTGTCTGCCCGTGGCCATGAAGTGGTCGGCGTAGACATCTCCAAGGAAAAGATCGACCTGATCAACGCCGGTAAATCGCCGATTGTTGAGCCGGGTCTGGGCGAGCTGTTGAGCCAGGGTATCCAGACGGGCCGACTGCGTGGCACCACCAACTTCGCCGAAGCCATCCGCGATACCGACCTGTCGATGATTTGCGTCGGCACGCCGAGCAAGAAAAACGGCGACCTGGAACTCAACTACATCGAATCGGTATGCCGTGAGATCGGTTTTGTCCTGCGCGACAAGACCACCCGCCACACCATCGTGGTGCGCAGCACCGTACTGCCGGGCACCGTGGCCAATGTGGTAATCCCGATCCTCGAAGACTGCTCCGGCAAGAAAGCCGGTGTCGACTTCGGCGTGGCGGTCAACCCGGAATTCCTGCGTGAATCCACCGCCATCGCCGACTACGACCAGCCGCCGATGACCGTTATCGGCGAATTCGACACAGCCTCCGGCGACGTCCTGCAGTCGCTGTACGAGGAACTCGACGCGCCGATCATCCGCAAGGACATCGCTGTCGCCGAGATGATCAAGTACACCTGCAACGTGTGGCACGCCACCAAAGTCACCTTTGCCAACGAGATCGGCAACATCGCCAAGGCCGTCGGCGTCGATGGCCGTGAAGTGATGGAAGTTGTCTGCCAGGACAAGACCCTCAACCTGTCCCAGTACTACATGCGCCCTGGCTTCGCGTTCGGCGGCTCGTGCCTGCCAAAGGACGTGCGCGCCCTGACCTACCGCGCCGGCTCCCTGGACGTGGAAGCGCCGCTGCTCAACTCGCTGATGCGCAGCAACGAGTCCCAGGTACAGAACGCGTTCGACATCGTCTCCAGCCACGAAAAACGCAAAGTCGCCCTGCTGGGCCTGAGCTTCAAGGCCGGTACCGACGACCTGCGCGAAAGCCCACTGGTGGAACTGGCGGAAATGCTGATCGGCAAGGGCTATGACCTGAGCATCTACGACAGCAACGTCGAATACGCCCGCGTGCACGGTGCCAACAAGGACTACATCGAAGGCAAGATCCCCCACGTGTCGTCCCTGCTCAACTCGGACTTCGACGAAGTGATCAACAACTCCGACGTGATCATCCTGGGCAACCGTGACGAGAAATTCCGTGCCCTGGCCCATAACGCCCCGCACGGCAAGCAAGTGGTCGACCTGGTGGGCTTCATGTCCAAGGCCACCAGCGTGAGCGGCCGTACCGAAGGTATTTGCTGGTAA
- the yaaA gene encoding peroxide stress protein YaaA, whose protein sequence is MLMVISPAKTLDFESKAVTPRFTQPQYLDHSQELIEQLRELSPAQISELMHVSDKIGGLNAARFGSWNPAFTPENAKQALLAFKGDVYTGLNAQTFSDADFSYAQDHLRMLSGLYGLLRPLDLMMPYRLEMGTKLANARGKDLYAFWGTRISEWLNEALAEQGDDVLLNLASNEYFSAVKRTALNARIINTEFKDLKNGQYKIISFYAKKARGMMSRFVIEERINDPAKLKQFDVQGYRFNAEQSKPDNLVFLRDHAPE, encoded by the coding sequence ATGCTGATGGTGATTTCCCCCGCCAAGACCCTCGATTTCGAGTCAAAGGCGGTAACCCCGCGCTTCACCCAGCCGCAATACCTCGACCACTCCCAGGAGCTGATCGAGCAACTGCGCGAGCTGAGCCCGGCGCAGATCAGCGAGCTGATGCACGTCTCCGACAAGATCGGCGGCCTCAATGCCGCTCGGTTCGGCAGCTGGAATCCCGCTTTCACCCCGGAGAACGCCAAGCAGGCCCTGCTCGCCTTCAAGGGTGACGTGTACACCGGCCTCAACGCCCAAACCTTCAGCGATGCCGACTTCAGCTACGCCCAGGACCACTTGCGCATGCTTTCGGGCCTGTACGGCCTGCTGCGCCCACTGGACCTGATGATGCCGTACCGCCTGGAAATGGGCACCAAGCTGGCCAACGCCCGTGGCAAGGACCTTTACGCTTTCTGGGGCACGCGCATCAGCGAGTGGCTCAACGAGGCACTGGCCGAACAAGGCGACGACGTGCTGCTCAATCTGGCGTCCAACGAGTATTTTTCGGCGGTCAAGCGCACGGCCCTGAATGCGCGAATCATCAACACCGAGTTCAAGGACCTCAAGAACGGCCAGTACAAGATCATCAGCTTCTATGCGAAAAAAGCCCGGGGCATGATGAGCCGGTTTGTGATTGAAGAGCGGATCAACGATCCGGCCAAGCTCAAGCAATTCGACGTACAGGGTTATCGCTTCAATGCGGAGCAGTCCAAGCCGGATAACCTGGTATTTCTGCGCGATCACGCACCGGAATAA
- a CDS encoding polysaccharide deacetylase family protein, whose amino-acid sequence MRIAILLSACLLCLNAQAAPVDVASLDRSTWPEKLASPALFDVASRAEILMFTHGLIATEGQDETALKQRLGLKNINLAAIDDLRRQLWQRLLENYSLAQQSCEEDASFCYLVENMDDLREQAGKFEVSDNSFYIGWAAPSRQFHERYLDELLRKAALLPQISSEVARLGDHERNGDELNDRMFLLTFDGGPAPVNGNTDWLADYLRKQKIDATFFALGSSLQTRVERSSAADVQALYQGQCVGIQGWQYRSHSHWVDWQDSITRSASLVQNLMPENYVPLFRPPYGQRRADSQGFFQAQGLQVALWDIDSQDDPGKLKAEESAQRVLTLMLLWRKGVILFHDTQDKARVALPMLLQATAQSGLGWQECREAFR is encoded by the coding sequence GTGCGAATTGCGATTTTATTATCAGCCTGTCTGTTATGTCTGAATGCCCAGGCAGCGCCGGTTGATGTTGCCAGCCTCGACCGCAGCACCTGGCCGGAAAAACTCGCCAGCCCGGCGCTGTTCGATGTGGCTTCGCGTGCCGAAATCCTCATGTTTACCCATGGCTTGATCGCCACTGAGGGCCAGGACGAAACCGCGCTCAAGCAACGTCTGGGGTTGAAAAATATCAACCTGGCGGCCATTGACGACCTGCGCCGCCAGCTCTGGCAGCGGTTGCTGGAGAACTACAGTCTGGCCCAGCAGAGCTGCGAGGAAGACGCCTCGTTCTGCTATCTGGTGGAAAACATGGATGACCTGCGCGAGCAGGCCGGCAAGTTCGAAGTCAGTGACAATTCGTTCTATATAGGCTGGGCCGCCCCCAGCCGGCAGTTCCATGAACGCTATCTGGACGAGTTGCTGCGCAAGGCTGCGCTGTTGCCGCAGATCAGCAGCGAGGTGGCGCGCTTGGGTGACCATGAGCGCAACGGTGATGAGCTCAATGACCGGATGTTCCTGCTGACCTTCGACGGCGGCCCGGCTCCGGTCAACGGCAATACCGACTGGCTCGCCGATTACCTGCGCAAGCAAAAGATCGACGCCACGTTCTTCGCCCTCGGCAGCAGCCTGCAGACTCGTGTGGAGCGAAGCTCGGCTGCCGATGTGCAGGCGCTGTACCAGGGGCAGTGCGTGGGCATCCAGGGTTGGCAATATCGCTCCCACAGCCATTGGGTCGACTGGCAGGACTCCATCACCCGCAGCGCTTCACTGGTGCAGAACCTGATGCCGGAAAACTACGTGCCGCTGTTTCGGCCGCCCTACGGGCAACGACGCGCGGACAGCCAGGGGTTCTTCCAGGCTCAAGGCCTGCAGGTGGCGTTGTGGGACATCGATTCCCAGGACGATCCGGGCAAACTCAAGGCCGAGGAATCGGCGCAACGGGTGCTGACGCTGATGCTGTTGTGGCGCAAAGGCGTGATTCTGTTTCACGACACCCAGGACAAGGCGCGGGTGGCATTGCCCATGTTGTTGCAGGCGACGGCGCAGAGTGGCCTGGGTTGGCAGGAGTGCCGCGAGGCATTTCGCTGA